The following are from one region of the Candidatus Eremiobacteraceae bacterium genome:
- a CDS encoding tetratricopeptide repeat protein, whose translation MKYMRTLLLLVVAATIASWGTSAACAAPSPTASPDKGAAAAAADFVKQGRTLIKGGKNAAAIEMFSKAIAVEPNDAEAFAARGDAKANLDDSKGALADYDQAIALDPEYEYAYATRCDTRDIMNDDNGAVADCTKAIALDPTDGYAWERRGRANYYLDDLKSAEADLSKAISLRDTDGDAYADRCNTRREANNLAGARADCEQALTLTPDRPFALMSLGHLEVTAGEYAAAITELSKCLAKDSTITLCNFYRGLSYLNLDEWAKAKLDCDVYLAAVPDSADALFDRATAEKNLGDVKSAIVDAAAALKQYKVNGDLSDAKDAQSLLDSLHG comes from the coding sequence ATGAAATATATGCGCACCCTGTTGCTCTTGGTCGTCGCCGCGACGATCGCCAGTTGGGGAACTTCCGCTGCCTGCGCAGCGCCAAGTCCGACGGCGTCGCCCGATAAGGGCGCCGCAGCAGCTGCCGCCGACTTCGTCAAGCAGGGGCGCACGCTCATCAAGGGCGGCAAGAATGCCGCCGCAATCGAGATGTTCAGCAAGGCCATCGCCGTCGAGCCGAACGACGCCGAAGCATTCGCCGCACGCGGCGACGCGAAGGCCAACCTCGACGATAGTAAGGGTGCGTTGGCCGACTACGATCAAGCCATCGCGCTCGACCCGGAATACGAATATGCGTATGCGACGCGCTGCGACACTCGGGATATCATGAACGACGACAACGGCGCCGTTGCAGACTGCACGAAAGCGATCGCCCTCGATCCCACCGACGGCTACGCATGGGAGCGGCGCGGCCGAGCGAACTACTACCTCGACGATCTGAAGAGCGCGGAAGCGGACCTTTCGAAAGCGATCTCGCTGCGCGACACCGACGGCGACGCATATGCCGATCGCTGCAACACACGGCGCGAGGCCAACAATCTCGCCGGCGCGCGCGCCGATTGCGAGCAAGCGCTGACGTTGACCCCGGACCGGCCGTTCGCGCTCATGTCACTCGGACATCTCGAAGTGACGGCCGGCGAATACGCCGCCGCCATCACCGAATTGAGCAAATGCTTGGCCAAAGATTCGACGATCACACTCTGCAATTTCTATCGCGGCCTCTCGTACTTGAATCTCGACGAGTGGGCAAAAGCCAAGCTGGATTGCGACGTGTACCTTGCGGCGGTCCCAGATAGTGCGGATGCCCTCTTCGATCGCGCCACGGCAGAAAAAAATCTCGGCGACGTGAAGAGCGCCATCGTCGATGCCGCGGCCGCATTGAAGCAGTACAAAGTCAACGGCGATCTGTCCGACGCCAAGGACGCTCAATCGCTGCTCGACAGCCTGCACGGCTAG
- a CDS encoding DUF5069 domain-containing protein: MTAHSPPRRWSDDLDGIRWLPRLIDKAKMDSGGALGAYLFGHSPIDRALLERLGVTTAQFAAIVAASPDDAAVLSALRARGFDDARVRRWSDRLPAPYQVFIRIIDVDDGYVAPSAFVGLFLKAFRAVEHGLMSFVRRISPAP; encoded by the coding sequence ATGACCGCACATTCGCCGCCGCGCCGCTGGAGCGATGACCTCGACGGCATCCGTTGGCTGCCGCGACTGATCGACAAAGCCAAGATGGACAGCGGCGGCGCACTCGGCGCGTATCTATTCGGGCACTCACCGATCGACCGCGCGCTGCTGGAGCGGCTCGGGGTTACGACCGCACAGTTCGCGGCGATCGTCGCCGCTTCGCCTGACGATGCCGCGGTTTTATCCGCGCTGCGCGCGCGCGGCTTCGACGATGCGCGCGTCCGGCGCTGGTCGGACCGGCTCCCAGCGCCCTATCAAGTATTCATCCGCATCATCGATGTCGACGACGGGTACGTCGCGCCCTCGGCGTTCGTCGGTCTTTTTCTCAAAGCGTTCAGAGCAGTCGAACACGGATTGATGTCGTTCGTCCGCCGCATCAGCCCTGCGCCGTAG
- the rfbD gene encoding dTDP-4-dehydrorhamnose reductase, with amino-acid sequence MRLALIGPGGQIGTDVAKAAAAAGIDVLPLTRAECDVTDRPSLTRAFAPLRPGDIVVNTAAFHRTDECEDRPDLAFGVNCTGAHNVSAAANERGASVAFYSSDYVFGSAHATQPYVESDRVAPVNVYGASKVAGETLVRIANPNAYVLRIASVFGTAGSSGKGGNFVETMLAKARRGERIEVVDDIVMTPTYAADAAALTVALAARSAPAGVYHLTNSGPCSWCEFADGIFEAAGLATRAVAVASEHVASRARRPAYSALASEKLGELGLASRPWQAALREYLVARGHIT; translated from the coding sequence TGATCGGACCTGGCGGCCAAATCGGCACCGACGTCGCGAAAGCCGCGGCCGCTGCCGGCATCGACGTCTTGCCTCTTACGCGCGCGGAGTGCGATGTCACCGACCGGCCGTCTCTAACGCGAGCGTTCGCGCCTTTGCGACCCGGCGACATCGTCGTCAATACCGCCGCGTTCCATCGCACCGACGAATGCGAGGACCGGCCCGATCTTGCGTTTGGCGTGAACTGCACCGGCGCCCACAACGTGTCGGCGGCAGCGAACGAGCGCGGCGCATCGGTAGCCTTCTATTCGAGCGATTACGTCTTCGGCAGCGCGCACGCGACGCAGCCATACGTCGAATCCGACCGCGTCGCGCCGGTCAATGTCTATGGAGCATCAAAGGTCGCGGGCGAGACGCTCGTGCGCATCGCAAATCCAAATGCGTACGTCTTGCGCATCGCGAGCGTCTTCGGCACGGCGGGATCGAGCGGCAAAGGCGGCAACTTCGTGGAGACGATGCTGGCAAAGGCGCGGCGCGGCGAACGCATCGAAGTCGTGGACGACATCGTGATGACCCCGACGTATGCCGCCGATGCTGCGGCGCTGACCGTGGCGCTCGCCGCACGCAGCGCGCCGGCGGGGGTGTATCATCTCACCAATAGCGGCCCATGCTCGTGGTGCGAATTCGCGGACGGCATCTTCGAGGCAGCCGGACTTGCGACACGCGCCGTCGCAGTGGCTTCCGAGCATGTAGCTTCACGCGCGCGCAGGCCGGCGTATTCGGCGCTGGCGAGCGAGAAGTTGGGGGAACTCGGACTGGCGTCGCGACCGTGGCAAGCGGCGCTGCGGGAGTATCTCGTGGCACGAGGACACATCACATGA